In Streptomyces sp. NBC_00878, a single window of DNA contains:
- a CDS encoding prolyl oligopeptidase family serine peptidase, translating to MTESNGAIPHEGSMPDWERRFRAPRVSLPDWAEDAPHRSLFVSNATGTYELYTWDRETGDQRQVTDRPNGTTDGVVSPDGEWIWWFDDKDGDEFGIWRRQPFAGSGGKGGEGDEDGAPVPDEPAAPGLAPSYPAGLALGRDGRTAIVGRSTDEDGSTIYVSRTGEDPAEVYRHRESAGVGDLSHDGSLIAIEHTEHGDAMHSALRVLRMDGSTVAELDDTKGGTAELGLEVLGFAPVDGDTRLLVGHQRRGRWEPMVWDAASGEETDLALTSQLDGDLSAEWYPDGSALLVVNSFEARSELWRFDLATRRLEQVPTPKGTVSGATARPDGSVEYLWSSAAEPPVVRSTSGKVVLDPPGMKAPASVAVEDVWVTGPGGRIHALVQRPAGATGPLPAVFDIHGGPTWHDSDSFAAGPAAWVDHGYMVVRINYRGSTGYGREWTDALKYRVGLIELEDIAAVREWAVSSGLADPDRLILTGGSWGGYLTLLGVGMQPEAWALGIAAVPVADYVTAYHDEMEALKAMDRTLLGGTPEEVPERFEASSPLTYVDAVKAPVYISAGVNDPRCPIRQVENYVTRLTARDAVHEVYRYDAGHGSLVVDERIKQVRLELDFAERHLGK from the coding sequence ATGACTGAGAGCAACGGGGCCATCCCGCACGAGGGAAGCATGCCGGACTGGGAGAGGCGCTTCCGGGCGCCGCGGGTGTCCTTGCCGGACTGGGCGGAGGACGCGCCGCACCGGTCCTTGTTCGTGTCGAACGCGACAGGGACGTATGAGTTGTACACGTGGGACCGCGAGACAGGTGACCAGCGCCAGGTCACGGACCGGCCCAATGGAACGACGGACGGCGTGGTGTCGCCGGACGGCGAGTGGATCTGGTGGTTCGACGACAAGGACGGCGACGAGTTCGGGATCTGGCGACGACAGCCGTTCGCCGGGTCCGGCGGCAAGGGTGGCGAGGGTGACGAGGACGGCGCGCCCGTTCCCGACGAGCCCGCGGCTCCCGGGCTCGCCCCCTCCTATCCCGCGGGGCTCGCGCTCGGCCGGGACGGGCGGACGGCGATCGTCGGCCGGTCGACCGACGAGGACGGCTCGACGATCTATGTCAGCCGGACCGGCGAGGACCCCGCCGAGGTCTACCGGCACCGGGAGTCGGCCGGTGTCGGCGACCTCTCGCACGACGGTTCGCTGATCGCGATCGAGCACACCGAGCACGGCGACGCGATGCACTCGGCGCTGCGGGTGCTGCGGATGGACGGCTCGACGGTCGCGGAGCTCGACGACACCAAGGGCGGCACGGCCGAGCTCGGCCTGGAGGTGCTGGGCTTCGCCCCGGTCGACGGGGACACGCGTCTGCTCGTCGGGCATCAGCGGCGCGGCCGCTGGGAGCCGATGGTGTGGGACGCGGCGTCCGGCGAGGAGACGGACCTGGCCCTGACCTCGCAGCTGGACGGCGACCTGAGCGCCGAGTGGTATCCGGACGGTTCCGCGCTGCTCGTGGTGAACAGCTTCGAGGCGCGCAGCGAGCTGTGGCGGTTCGACCTGGCGACCCGCCGCCTGGAGCAGGTGCCGACGCCGAAGGGCACGGTGTCGGGAGCGACGGCCCGCCCGGACGGCAGCGTGGAGTACCTGTGGTCGTCGGCTGCCGAGCCGCCGGTGGTCCGCTCGACGTCCGGCAAGGTGGTCCTCGACCCGCCCGGCATGAAGGCCCCGGCGTCGGTGGCCGTCGAGGACGTGTGGGTGACCGGTCCCGGCGGCCGTATCCACGCCCTGGTCCAGCGGCCGGCCGGAGCGACGGGTCCGCTGCCGGCCGTCTTCGACATCCACGGCGGCCCGACCTGGCACGACAGCGACTCGTTCGCGGCGGGCCCGGCGGCCTGGGTGGACCACGGGTACATGGTGGTCCGGATCAACTACCGCGGCTCCACGGGGTACGGACGCGAGTGGACGGACGCGCTCAAGTACCGGGTCGGCCTGATCGAGCTGGAGGACATCGCGGCCGTACGGGAGTGGGCGGTGTCCTCCGGACTCGCCGACCCGGACCGGCTGATCCTCACCGGCGGTTCCTGGGGCGGCTACCTCACGCTGCTCGGTGTCGGGATGCAGCCGGAGGCGTGGGCGCTCGGCATCGCCGCGGTGCCGGTCGCGGACTACGTCACGGCGTACCACGACGAGATGGAGGCCCTGAAGGCGATGGACCGCACGCTGCTCGGCGGCACACCGGAGGAGGTACCGGAGCGCTTCGAGGCGTCGTCCCCGCTGACGTACGTCGACGCGGTGAAGGCCCCGGTCTACATCTCCGCCGGGGTCAACGACCCGCGCTGTCCGATCCGCCAGGTGGAGAACTACGTGACCAGGCTCACCGCGCGCGACGCCGTTCACGAGGTGTACCGCTATGACGCGGGGCACGGTTC
- a CDS encoding nuclear transport factor 2 family protein, which yields MTSSTDLRKTVESFWATAEDRNWTAFADTLAEDVVYTLPQTRERVRGRKRYVQFNREYPGDWHVRIERIVAEPGQVVTWLHVTSGLEEMHAISFFTGDAEGRVLTITDFWPEPYEPPPGREHLVERY from the coding sequence ATGACCTCATCGACCGATCTGCGCAAAACAGTGGAGAGCTTCTGGGCCACGGCCGAGGACAGGAACTGGACGGCGTTCGCGGACACCCTCGCGGAGGACGTCGTCTACACACTGCCCCAGACACGCGAGCGCGTCAGGGGGCGGAAGAGGTACGTCCAGTTCAACAGGGAGTATCCGGGCGACTGGCATGTGCGGATCGAGCGCATAGTTGCCGAGCCCGGACAGGTCGTCACCTGGCTGCACGTCACGTCGGGGCTGGAGGAGATGCACGCCATCTCGTTCTTCACGGGTGACGCCGAGGGCCGCGTCCTGACGATCACGGACTTCTGGCCCGAGCCGTACGAACCGCCGCCGGGGCGGGAGCACTTGGTGGAGCGTTACTGA
- a CDS encoding DUF6191 domain-containing protein: MEFAVFASLPGLVILLTVIAFVDQLMLRAGRAGMLPWRNGARVGQVSSTGFEQLHGALSPGKASELKERESALVIRADEEDGAPPHRTRVDLDSGVAVIQAPARARNDDSPAPR, encoded by the coding sequence ATGGAATTCGCCGTGTTCGCCTCCCTCCCCGGGCTGGTCATCCTGTTGACGGTCATCGCGTTCGTGGATCAGTTGATGTTGCGGGCCGGGCGGGCCGGGATGCTGCCCTGGCGCAACGGGGCGCGCGTCGGGCAGGTGTCGTCCACCGGCTTCGAGCAGTTGCACGGTGCCCTGTCACCGGGCAAGGCGAGCGAACTCAAGGAACGGGAGTCCGCCCTCGTGATCCGGGCCGACGAGGAGGACGGCGCGCCCCCGCACCGGACCCGGGTCGATCTGGACAGCGGGGTCGCCGTGATACAGGCCCCGGCCCGAGCCCGGAACGACGACTCGCCCGCCCCTCGGTAA
- a CDS encoding TrkA family potassium uptake protein, with product MVVCGDDALAHRLAAELRGVYGEQVTLVVPSAEGSVGPPVVGRARASALFDRVSAAVTRAAANGGIGGSGSGNGGGGGTGESGGGGGGGGGVAGSGEGVVSRAAVSLTRGAISSSRGAASSSRGAASSSRGAASANRSATSQAPLTAQVLEAPVLTEAVLADAGVEHAAALALVHDDDETNIRAALMARRLNPRLRLVVRLYNRRLGKHIEALLDQASALAMAGMADAGTDTGTGSGQGGGRSEPGLLDASTTVLSDADTAAPALAATAVAGTSKVVQTDGLMLRAVERPPPGPGEVADPGLCTLALLSATTNDPAGADGSESSGENGPRLLPDERSVAAATGRGTVVLEAVSYSGPPLPAGRSVLPFGRLFSRRLRWSFAGLVACVVALAVASMVTTGDHPLHATYLTLLDLFAINDPALDEPLGRQLLQLLSGLVGLLLLPVLLAAVLEALGTFRGGTALRKPPRGLSDHVVLLGLGKIGTRVLARLHELRIPVVCVEADPEARGLALARRLRVPVVLGDVTQEGVLEAAKVHRAHALLALTSADTTNLEAALYARSVRPDLRVVLRLYDDDFATAVYRTLRATHPHALTRSRSVSHLAAPAFAGAMMGRQILGAIPVERRVLLFAALDVAGHPHLEGRTVAEAFRAGAWRVLALDSASPEERRTAPATAAAPGAPDRPSGLVWDLPPTYVLGAEDRVVIAATRRGLAELLRRRPRERTGS from the coding sequence ATGGTGGTGTGCGGGGACGATGCCCTGGCGCACCGGCTGGCGGCCGAGTTGCGTGGTGTCTACGGGGAACAGGTGACGCTGGTCGTGCCGTCCGCCGAGGGCAGCGTAGGGCCGCCGGTCGTCGGGCGGGCCCGTGCCTCGGCGCTGTTCGACCGGGTGTCGGCAGCGGTGACCCGGGCGGCGGCCAACGGCGGAATCGGCGGCAGCGGCAGTGGCAACGGCGGTGGAGGCGGCACCGGCGAGAGCGGAGGCGGGGGCGGAGGCGGGGGCGGAGTCGCGGGCAGCGGTGAGGGTGTGGTCAGCCGGGCTGCCGTCTCGTTGACCCGTGGAGCAATCTCGTCGTCCCGCGGAGCCGCCTCGTCGTCCCGGGGAGCCGCCTCGTCGTCCCGGGGAGCCGCTTCGGCGAATCGGTCCGCCACCTCCCAAGCGCCGCTCACCGCCCAGGTGTTGGAGGCCCCCGTACTCACGGAGGCCGTGCTCGCCGACGCCGGTGTCGAGCATGCCGCCGCGCTGGCGCTCGTCCATGACGACGACGAGACCAACATCCGCGCCGCGTTGATGGCGCGCCGCCTCAACCCCCGTCTGCGCCTGGTCGTCCGGCTCTACAACCGCCGGCTCGGCAAGCACATCGAGGCCCTCCTCGACCAGGCCTCCGCCCTGGCCATGGCGGGTATGGCCGATGCCGGAACGGATACCGGAACGGGCAGTGGACAGGGCGGCGGTCGGTCCGAGCCCGGTCTCCTCGACGCCTCCACGACCGTACTCTCCGACGCGGACACCGCCGCGCCCGCGCTCGCGGCGACCGCGGTGGCCGGGACCAGCAAGGTCGTACAGACCGACGGGCTGATGCTGCGGGCCGTGGAACGGCCGCCGCCCGGACCCGGCGAGGTCGCCGACCCGGGCCTGTGCACGCTGGCCCTGCTCTCGGCCACCACCAACGACCCGGCCGGCGCGGACGGTTCGGAGAGCAGCGGTGAGAACGGGCCGCGGCTCCTGCCCGACGAACGCTCCGTGGCCGCCGCGACCGGCCGCGGCACCGTCGTCCTGGAGGCGGTGTCGTACTCCGGTCCCCCGCTCCCCGCCGGACGCAGCGTCCTGCCCTTCGGCAGGCTGTTCTCCCGGCGGCTGCGCTGGTCGTTCGCGGGCCTGGTGGCCTGTGTCGTGGCGCTCGCCGTCGCGTCCATGGTGACGACGGGCGACCACCCGCTGCACGCCACCTACCTGACCCTCCTCGATCTTTTCGCCATCAACGACCCCGCGCTCGACGAACCCCTCGGCCGTCAGCTCCTCCAACTCCTCTCCGGTCTCGTCGGGTTGCTGCTGCTCCCCGTGCTCCTCGCCGCCGTGCTGGAGGCGCTCGGTACGTTCCGCGGCGGGACCGCGCTGCGGAAGCCGCCCCGCGGGCTCTCCGATCACGTCGTGCTCCTCGGACTCGGCAAGATCGGTACGCGTGTGCTCGCGCGCCTTCACGAACTCCGCATCCCGGTCGTCTGTGTCGAGGCAGATCCCGAGGCACGCGGGCTCGCGCTGGCGCGCCGGCTGCGCGTGCCCGTCGTCCTCGGTGACGTCACCCAGGAAGGCGTCCTGGAAGCCGCCAAGGTCCACCGTGCGCACGCCCTGCTCGCCCTGACCAGCGCGGACACCACCAACCTCGAAGCCGCCCTGTACGCCAGGTCGGTGCGGCCCGATCTGCGCGTCGTGCTGCGGCTGTACGACGACGACTTCGCCACCGCCGTCTACCGCACCCTGCGCGCCACCCACCCGCACGCGCTCACCCGCAGCCGCAGCGTCTCCCATCTCGCCGCGCCCGCCTTCGCCGGAGCGATGATGGGCCGCCAGATCCTGGGCGCGATCCCGGTCGAACGCCGGGTCCTGCTCTTCGCCGCCCTGGACGTCGCCGGGCATCCGCACCTGGAGGGCCGTACGGTCGCCGAGGCGTTCCGCGCGGGGGCGTGGCGGGTGCTGGCCCTGGACAGCGCCTCCCCCGAGGAACGCCGGACCGCTCCGGCGACCGCCGCCGCCCCGGGCGCCCCCGACCGCCCGTCGGGCCTGGTCTGGGACCTGCCGCCCACCTACGTCCTCGGTGCCGAGGACCGTGTCGTCATCGCGGCCACTCGACGCGGCCTCGCCGAACTGCTGCGACGGCGACCCCGGGAACGTACGGGTTCGTAG
- a CDS encoding GerW family sporulation protein yields the protein MPHEEPVEPVKSVEPENSVPPEKSVLPVKPVEPTPVQPTEVVPVDASTVVPADIVADLPAGNSAGVLLEQLAEKLGGSVSVSAVYGEPVTRGGVTIIPVAKVGFGFGAGLGREAGAAQTGEGGGGGGGGGAKPVGFIEIQEGFATYRPIRDPWVYALVPLVAVALGSALPGIIRALRRRN from the coding sequence ATGCCGCACGAAGAGCCCGTAGAGCCGGTGAAGTCCGTAGAGCCGGAGAATTCCGTACCTCCGGAGAAGTCCGTGCTGCCGGTGAAACCCGTGGAACCCACACCGGTGCAGCCGACCGAGGTCGTCCCTGTGGATGCCTCCACGGTTGTCCCCGCGGATATCGTGGCGGATCTTCCCGCGGGCAACTCGGCCGGCGTGCTGCTGGAGCAGCTGGCCGAGAAGCTGGGAGGGAGCGTCTCGGTGAGCGCCGTCTACGGCGAACCCGTGACCAGGGGCGGCGTCACGATCATCCCCGTCGCCAAGGTCGGCTTCGGCTTCGGGGCCGGTCTGGGCCGCGAGGCCGGCGCGGCCCAGACCGGCGAGGGCGGTGGCGGAGGTGGCGGCGGTGGCGCGAAGCCCGTCGGCTTCATCGAGATTCAGGAGGGCTTCGCGACGTACCGCCCGATCCGGGACCCCTGGGTCTATGCCCTCGTCCCGCTGGTGGCGGTTGCCCTCGGCAGTGCGCTTCCCGGGATCATCCGGGCGCTGCGCCGCCGGAACTGA
- a CDS encoding permease — MIMLLIVGIVLQGPIRGALSAPVMQSWMTVFVAVMVQALPFLVLGVLLSAVIAVFVPPSFFARALPSRPALAVPVAGMAGAVLPGCECASVPVAGALVRRGVTPAAALAFLLSAPAINPIVLTATAVAFPGKPQMVVARFVASLVVACAMGWLWQRLGRADWLRPPARPASDGLGKGAAFWGSVRHDVMHAGGFLVVGAMAAATLKAVVPEEWLSRAADNPVVSVLALAVLAVLLSICSEADAFVAASLTQFSLTARLTFLVVGPMIDLKLFAMQTATFGREFALRFAPATFALAVLVSALVGSVLL, encoded by the coding sequence CTGATCATGCTCCTGATCGTGGGGATCGTGCTCCAGGGCCCGATCCGCGGGGCGCTGTCCGCGCCGGTGATGCAGAGCTGGATGACCGTGTTCGTCGCGGTGATGGTGCAGGCGCTGCCCTTCCTCGTACTCGGTGTGCTGCTGTCGGCGGTCATCGCGGTGTTCGTCCCGCCGTCGTTCTTCGCCCGCGCGCTGCCGAGCCGGCCCGCTCTCGCGGTGCCGGTCGCGGGGATGGCCGGGGCGGTGCTGCCCGGCTGTGAGTGCGCGTCCGTGCCGGTGGCAGGGGCGTTGGTGCGGAGGGGGGTCACGCCCGCGGCGGCGCTGGCCTTCCTGCTGTCGGCGCCGGCGATCAACCCGATCGTGCTGACCGCGACCGCCGTCGCGTTCCCCGGCAAACCGCAGATGGTCGTCGCCCGTTTCGTGGCGAGCCTGGTGGTGGCCTGCGCGATGGGCTGGCTGTGGCAACGGCTGGGCCGCGCCGACTGGTTGCGCCCGCCGGCCCGCCCGGCGTCCGACGGCCTGGGCAAGGGCGCGGCGTTCTGGGGGTCAGTACGGCACGACGTGATGCACGCGGGCGGTTTCCTGGTCGTGGGCGCGATGGCGGCGGCCACGCTCAAGGCCGTGGTCCCGGAGGAGTGGCTGAGCCGCGCGGCCGACAACCCGGTGGTGTCGGTCCTCGCCCTGGCGGTGCTGGCCGTCCTGCTCTCCATCTGCTCCGAGGCGGACGCGTTCGTGGCGGCGTCCCTGACTCAGTTCTCTCTCACGGCCCGGCTGACGTTCCTGGTGGTCGGCCCGATGATCGACCTGAAACTCTTCGCGATGCAGACGGCCACGTTCGGCCGCGAGTTCGCACTGCGCTTCGCGCCGGCCACCTTCGCCCTGGCCGTCCTGGTCTCGGCCCTGGTCGGGTCGGTGCTCCTGTGA
- a CDS encoding TIGR03943 family protein, which translates to MNRQAQAAVLFLTGGAILHAALTDLYLRYVKAGLQPLLLAAGVVLIATATATVWYEHRGAGTPTESPTEAEAPAGAEPPAEAEAPAGAEPPAGAEAVAEADAPAPAHTDTHLHTGAHPHTHHEPRISWLLVLPLLALVLVAPPALGSYSAMRTGTALQKQPWGFADLPAGDTVRLNLVDYAGRAAYDHGRSLDHRRIKIAGLLALDRDGSPYLVRMALNCCAADAQPVKIGLTGRIPPVLRPDTWLEATGTYTTKQTKDPLNDGIIPFLDVTDVKPVRAPRDPYDESWNG; encoded by the coding sequence GTGAACCGCCAGGCCCAGGCAGCAGTCCTCTTCCTCACCGGCGGCGCAATCCTGCACGCGGCCCTCACCGACCTCTATCTGCGGTACGTCAAGGCAGGGTTGCAGCCGTTGCTGCTGGCGGCGGGGGTGGTGCTGATCGCCACGGCGACAGCGACGGTCTGGTACGAGCACCGGGGGGCGGGTACGCCGACTGAATCCCCGACTGAAGCGGAAGCCCCGGCCGGAGCCGAGCCCCCGGCTGAAGCGGAAGCCCCGGCCGGAGCCGAGCCCCCGGCCGGAGCTGAAGCCGTTGCCGAAGCTGACGCCCCGGCCCCCGCCCACACCGACACCCACCTCCACACCGGCGCCCACCCCCACACTCACCACGAACCCCGCATCTCCTGGCTCCTGGTCCTCCCCCTCCTCGCGCTCGTCCTCGTAGCCCCTCCGGCCCTCGGCTCCTACAGCGCCATGCGTACCGGCACGGCGTTGCAGAAACAGCCCTGGGGCTTCGCGGACCTCCCCGCCGGTGACACGGTCCGGCTCAACCTCGTCGACTACGCGGGCCGGGCCGCGTACGACCACGGCCGTTCCCTCGACCACCGCCGCATCAAGATCGCCGGCCTGCTGGCCCTGGACCGCGACGGCAGCCCGTACCTGGTCCGCATGGCACTCAACTGCTGCGCCGCCGACGCCCAGCCGGTGAAGATCGGCCTGACCGGCCGGATTCCGCCCGTCCTACGACCGGACACCTGGCTGGAGGCCACCGGCACGTACACCACCAAACAGACCAAGGACCCGCTGAACGACGGCATCATCCCGTTCCTCGACGTCACCGACGTAAAACCGGTCCGGGCGCCACGAGATCCGTACGACGAGAGCTGGAACGGCTGA
- a CDS encoding GntR family transcriptional regulator → MPEQPPYLRIADELRRRIAEHEWTPGDRLPSRAQIGQECGVGENVVRRAQELLISQGALEGRAGSGTYVAEPRQRVRVVRSSAREQPEGSPFRADMKAVGRQGDWESRTDAKVPAPADIAVRLGIAEGDLCVRTAYEFLADGKPVQLSTSWEPYDLTGGTLVVLPEGGPHAGAGVVNRMAEIGITVSHTVEQPEPRQATTEEASLLGIQKAALVTHIRRTYYSDQGRPVETADIVVPAAHCEIVYEIPINR, encoded by the coding sequence ATGCCTGAGCAGCCGCCCTATCTCCGCATCGCCGACGAACTCCGGCGGCGTATCGCGGAGCACGAGTGGACACCGGGAGACCGGCTCCCCTCCCGCGCCCAGATCGGCCAGGAGTGCGGCGTGGGCGAGAACGTGGTGCGCCGAGCACAGGAGCTACTGATCTCCCAAGGTGCGCTGGAGGGTCGCGCCGGTTCTGGCACCTACGTCGCCGAGCCGCGGCAGCGTGTACGGGTAGTCCGTTCGTCGGCACGCGAGCAGCCCGAGGGCTCCCCGTTTCGCGCGGACATGAAGGCCGTAGGCAGACAGGGCGACTGGGAGAGCCGGACCGACGCCAAAGTCCCGGCGCCCGCGGATATCGCGGTGCGTCTCGGTATCGCCGAGGGCGACCTATGCGTCCGTACCGCGTACGAGTTCCTCGCCGACGGCAAGCCAGTGCAACTGTCGACGAGTTGGGAGCCGTACGACCTCACCGGCGGCACTCTCGTCGTCCTCCCCGAGGGTGGGCCACATGCCGGGGCGGGTGTCGTAAACCGCATGGCCGAGATCGGCATCACCGTCAGCCACACCGTGGAGCAGCCGGAGCCACGGCAAGCGACCACCGAGGAGGCGTCACTTCTCGGCATCCAGAAGGCCGCGCTAGTTACGCACATCCGCCGGACGTACTACAGCGACCAGGGGCGACCCGTGGAGACAGCGGACATTGTGGTGCCCGCCGCTCACTGCGAAATCGTCTACGAGATCCCGATCAACCGTTAG
- a CDS encoding GntR family transcriptional regulator, whose protein sequence is MPSRRHGIAEDLRNQIATCRIKAGERLPSEAQLAARYMVSTPTLRSALAVLEREGFIEKIHGKGNFVRHPLRKITYVGGRGTLDTRTAAEAPLRVTVRTAKIRARGHLTALLKVPTSSPLTEFLCLSHEGESPLSLARIYVPRDLMPATEPVLGESPACEMAVARFAVLRPPSAEVRETVSVRLPTPDEASALRISSALAVLAITRVTADSTGRVVEAALLVFPGDRADAVFTTHHVIDESGTQG, encoded by the coding sequence ATGCCTTCTCGCCGTCACGGTATTGCCGAGGACCTCCGGAACCAGATCGCCACCTGTCGGATCAAGGCTGGCGAACGCCTGCCCTCTGAGGCCCAGTTAGCCGCTCGATACATGGTGAGTACGCCGACGCTGCGGAGCGCTCTCGCAGTGCTTGAGAGGGAAGGCTTTATCGAAAAGATCCACGGCAAGGGGAACTTCGTTCGCCATCCCCTCCGCAAAATCACGTACGTCGGCGGACGGGGCACGCTGGATACCCGGACCGCGGCTGAGGCGCCTCTCCGAGTCACTGTCCGAACCGCCAAGATCCGGGCGCGCGGACATCTGACCGCTCTGTTGAAGGTGCCGACCAGTAGTCCACTGACCGAATTCCTCTGCCTCAGCCATGAGGGGGAGTCGCCACTCAGCCTGGCTCGTATCTACGTTCCTCGCGACCTGATGCCGGCCACTGAGCCTGTGCTCGGTGAGTCGCCTGCGTGCGAGATGGCCGTGGCGAGATTCGCGGTGCTGCGCCCTCCATCGGCCGAAGTCCGGGAGACAGTCAGCGTTCGCCTCCCGACACCGGACGAAGCCTCAGCCCTTCGGATCAGCTCCGCCCTGGCGGTTCTCGCAATTACACGCGTGACGGCTGACAGCACCGGGCGCGTGGTCGAGGCTGCGCTCCTGGTGTTCCCAGGGGACCGTGCCGACGCGGTCTTCACCACCCACCACGTGATCGACGAAAGCGGGACGCAAGGATGA